CCGGCGGCGGCGACGGCTGGATGGACCGGCTCGATCAGCTCCAGCCGGTCCTCTGGGCGACCGCGCTGGGCCTCACCGCGCTGTGGCGTGCCGCCGGCCTGGAGCCCGACGTGGTGATCGGCCACAGCCAGGGCGAGGTGGTGGCGGCCACCGTCACCGGCGCGCTCAGCCTCGAGGACGCCGCCCGGGTGGTGGCCAGGCGGAGCCGGATCGCGGCCCGCACCAGCGGTCACGGCCGGATGCTCATGGTCGACCTCGACGTCACCGCGGCGTACGCCGCACTGGAGGGTTTCGAGGACACCGTCGCGCTGGCCGCGCACAACGGACCGACCTCCTGTGTGCTCTCCGGCGACGCCGACTCGGTGTTGATCCTCAAGGAACTGCTGGAGGCCGAGGGCACGTACTGCCGCCTGGTCAACGTCGACTACGCCTCGCACAGCCCGCAGATGGACGCGTTGCGGCCCGATCTGCTCGATGCGCTGAGCACCGTCCGGCCCCGGGCGGGCCGCATCGCGATGATGTCCACGGTCCGCCGGGCGCTGGTGTCCGGTCCCGAACTGGACGCCGCCTACTGGGCGGACAACCTGCGCCAGCCGGTGCTGTTCGCCGACGCGATCGGTGACCTGCTCGACGACGGCGTCACGCACATCGTCGAGGTCAGCCCGCACCCGATCCTGGTCACCCCGATCAAGCGGGTCTCGGCGCGGCGTGAGCACGCCCCGGCGGTGCTGGCCACCCTGCGACGTGGTCAGGGCGCCGCCGCCGACTTCGCGACGGCGATCGCCGGCGCCTACGTCGCCGGCCTGGAGCCGTTCGGTGGCCTGCCGCGCGAGGGTGTGGTGTCCGCGCCCGGATATCCGCTGCGGCCCGAGCCGTACTGGCCGGCCGAGGTCCCCGGCGGCCGGTCCGGCACGCAGGGCTTCGCCGCCGCGCTGCGCCCGGCACCGGACGACGCGGACAGCTGGACCGCCACGTTCACGCTCTCCTCGGCCGGGGTGCCGTGGCTGGCCGACCACCAGGTGCACGACGTGCCGGTCCTGCCGGGCGCGGCGGTGCTGACGGTCCTGTTGTCCAGCGCGTGGCAGCGGTGGCGGGCGGCCCCGGGACTGATCACCGGACTGCGGTTCACCGGCGCGGTGGCTCTCGGCGACACCCCGGTCGAGCTGGCCGCCCACTGGCGCGACACCGCCCGTGGCGCCAACGTCCGGCTGCTCGCGCTGCCCGAGGGGGCCACGGCGTGGGAGGAGAGGGCGACCGCCCGTCTCGTACGCGCCCAGCAGCCCCGCCTGGCGCCGGCCTTCCCCGGCGATCTCGCCGCCCGGCTCGGCCCGGACGCCGACGACTTCTATCGTCGCTGGCACGAGCGCGGGCTGCGGTACGGCCCCGCGCTGCGCGGCATCCGGCGGCTGGCCGCCGGCGAGGGGCGGGCGCTGGGGGAGATCGCGCTGGCCGAGCGGCTGCGCGCGGCCCCGGCCCGCGGCGCCCCGCACCCGGCCCTGCTCGACGCCGCGCTGCAGGTGGCATTGGCCGCCTGCGAGCCGGACGGCGACACCGCGGTGGTGCCGGTCGAGGTGAACACGGCCGAGATCCTGCGGGCGCCCGGGGAAACCACGACGACCCTCTGGTCGTACGCCGAACGCCGCGGTCCGGCCCACGCCGACGTGATCCTCTTCGACGAGGCCCGGCACCCGCTGATGGTGCTGCGCGGCCTGCGTTTCGAGCCTCTCGTCGAGCGCGGTGCCACCGCCGACGACCAGCTGCGCTACCACCTCGCCTGGATCGAGCCGACCGGACCGGAACCCGCGCCCGTCCCCGGCCGCTGGGCGCTCTGCTCCCCGCCGGCGGAGTCCGATGAGGCGCTGGCCGAGGCCATGGCGAAGCTGGGCGCCGAGATCGTGTCCCACCGGCCGGGCGACGCCGTGCCCGACGGCCTGGACGGGCTCGTCCTCCTCGCGCCGCCCGCGTCCGCGGGCAGCGATACCCAGGAGCGCGGGCTCGGCGTGCTGGCCCGCCTCGCCGCGTCCTGCACCGCCGCCGGAACGGCACCGCGGCTGACGGTGGTGACGGCCGGCGCCCAGGCCGTCACGGCCACCGACGTCGTCGACCCGTCCGCCGCGCTCTACTGGGGCTTCACCCGGGTGCTGCGCCGCGAGCACGGCGAGCTCGGCGCGCGCCTGATCGACGTCGACCCGGCCGATCCGGAGTGGGCGGTCCGGGCCGCCGCCGAAGTGCTCGGGGACTCACCCGACGACCAGGTCGCGCTCCGCGGGCACCGGCGTCTCGTCGCCCGGCTCAGCCCCGGTCCGGGCGCCCCGCCCCCGGCCGCGCTGCCGCCGCCGGTCACCCCGCCGCAGCCGTTCCGCGGCGCGGTGACCACCGACGGGCGGCTGATCTGGGTGCCGGACCGCCGGCGTCGCTCCGGCCCCGGCGAGGTGAGCGTCGCGGTGACCGCGGTGGCCGTCGACGACCATGACGAGGCCCGGCTGCGCGGCGCCGTCACCGACGCCGAAGACACCTGTCTCGGCACCGCCTGCGCCGGCGTCGTCACCGCCGTCGGCCCGGACATCACCGGCATCGCGGTGGGCGACCGGGTCGTCGCCTGCACCCCGGGCGCGCTGGCCGCCGAGGTCACCGTCCGGGCCGATCACACCCGGCCGGCGCCGCCGGGGCTGAGCGACGCCGAGGCGGCCGTCCTGCCCCTGGTGCTCACCACCGCCTGGCACGCCCTGGTCCGCCTGGGTGGGGTGGAGACCGGCGACACCGTCCTGATCCACGCGGGTGCCGACGGCGCGGCCCTGGCCGGGGTGGCGCTGGCCCGGCTGCGAGGTGCCCGGGTCCTGGCCACCGCCGGCGACACGGCCGCGGGAGAGCTGGCCGAGGCGGCCGGCGCCGCGCTCGTGGTCGACATCCGCGACCCGGACTGGGCGGTGGCGGTGCTGACCGCCACCGGTGGCCGCGGCGTCGACATGGTGCTGCACCCGCAGTCCGACCCGGACGTGGAGATCGAGGACAGCCTGACCGTGCTCGGCGCCGAGGGCCGCGTCGTGGTGCTGGGCACCGGCACCGTCCGGATGCACCGTCCGGACCTGCTGCGCCCCGGCGTAGGGCTCAGCGTCTGCGACATCCGGCAGCTGCTCGGCCGGCACCCGCACCGCTTCGCCCGCACCCTGGAACTGGTGTGGGACCTGGTCGCCGACGGCCGGGTGCCCGCCCCGCCGGTGCGGACCATGACGTACGCCCAGGCGGCCCGGACGGCACCGGACTGGAACCGCCGCGGCGCGGAGCGGCTGGCGCTGACCGACCCGGCAACCGCCACCGAGGTGACCCCGGTGCCCCGCCCCGGCGGCCAGTTCCGGGCCGACGGCGCCTACCTGATCACCGGTGGACTCGGCGCGCTCGGTCTGTCGCTGGCCGAACACCTCGCCGACCGGGGAGCGGGCGCCTTGGTGTTGCTCGGCCGCTCCGGCCCGGACGCCACCGCGGAACTGCGGGTCAAGGCGCTGCGCGCGCAGAACGTCCAGGTCGAGGTCGTGGCCGGCGACGTCGCCGACATGGGCGCGCTCGGCCTGGCCCTGGCCGGCGTCCGGGACCGGATCCCGCCGCTGCGCGGCGTCGTGCACGCGGCCGGCGTCCT
This window of the Actinoplanes oblitus genome carries:
- a CDS encoding type I polyketide synthase, with the translated sequence MDTHHHRDEAPLAVVGMAGRFPGAADVDGLWNLLIAGADAIGPVPARRWDASAVLDPERAIQGVGGFIDGVEEFDAAFFGVSPREAAAIDPQQRLLLETAWRTLEDAGIPAAGLAGSRTGVYVGASWHDYELVRGRSAAPATPHSLVGNALDVIAARVSYFLKLRGPSLTVETGCSSSLVALHLAGQALRSGEIGAALVAGVNLILDPHVTVGLTHFGALSPDGRCATFSDEANGFVRGEGVAALYLKTLDRALADGDRIHGVIARTVVNNDGGGESLVTPSPEGQEDLIRAAYGPPGEATGRAPFYVEAHGTGTDRGDPIEATTLGRLLGRPGGEPLHVGSIKTNIGHLEACAGLAGLIKLLLVLRHRVVPPSLNSPRLNPAIPFTELGVRVVREPVPVPAGPVRLGVSSFGWGGTNAHVVVQDPPAAGPPGVREERPAGLPAVTMLSARDWPSLTRRAADLAACVPDTEEQVTRLAGTLAWRRDHFGVRAAVPGSRPRELSRLLGALAGRTEDVQDEPGLVTGRAVQAGRVAFVYPGQGAQWGGMGRELYHDSPLFRDVIDRCAAALRPHIEWNLLDVFAPGGGDGWMDRLDQLQPVLWATALGLTALWRAAGLEPDVVIGHSQGEVVAATVTGALSLEDAARVVARRSRIAARTSGHGRMLMVDLDVTAAYAALEGFEDTVALAAHNGPTSCVLSGDADSVLILKELLEAEGTYCRLVNVDYASHSPQMDALRPDLLDALSTVRPRAGRIAMMSTVRRALVSGPELDAAYWADNLRQPVLFADAIGDLLDDGVTHIVEVSPHPILVTPIKRVSARREHAPAVLATLRRGQGAAADFATAIAGAYVAGLEPFGGLPREGVVSAPGYPLRPEPYWPAEVPGGRSGTQGFAAALRPAPDDADSWTATFTLSSAGVPWLADHQVHDVPVLPGAAVLTVLLSSAWQRWRAAPGLITGLRFTGAVALGDTPVELAAHWRDTARGANVRLLALPEGATAWEERATARLVRAQQPRLAPAFPGDLAARLGPDADDFYRRWHERGLRYGPALRGIRRLAAGEGRALGEIALAERLRAAPARGAPHPALLDAALQVALAACEPDGDTAVVPVEVNTAEILRAPGETTTTLWSYAERRGPAHADVILFDEARHPLMVLRGLRFEPLVERGATADDQLRYHLAWIEPTGPEPAPVPGRWALCSPPAESDEALAEAMAKLGAEIVSHRPGDAVPDGLDGLVLLAPPASAGSDTQERGLGVLARLAASCTAAGTAPRLTVVTAGAQAVTATDVVDPSAALYWGFTRVLRREHGELGARLIDVDPADPEWAVRAAAEVLGDSPDDQVALRGHRRLVARLSPGPGAPPPAALPPPVTPPQPFRGAVTTDGRLIWVPDRRRRSGPGEVSVAVTAVAVDDHDEARLRGAVTDAEDTCLGTACAGVVTAVGPDITGIAVGDRVVACTPGALAAEVTVRADHTRPAPPGLSDAEAAVLPLVLTTAWHALVRLGGVETGDTVLIHAGADGAALAGVALARLRGARVLATAGDTAAGELAEAAGAALVVDIRDPDWAVAVLTATGGRGVDMVLHPQSDPDVEIEDSLTVLGAEGRVVVLGTGTVRMHRPDLLRPGVGLSVCDIRQLLGRHPHRFARTLELVWDLVADGRVPAPPVRTMTYAQAARTAPDWNRRGAERLALTDPATATEVTPVPRPGGQFRADGAYLITGGLGALGLSLAEHLADRGAGALVLLGRSGPDATAELRVKALRAQNVQVEVVAGDVADMGALGLALAGVRDRIPPLRGVVHAAGVLADATVATLTDRHVHTAVAVKLGGARHLDALTRDDPLDFFVLFSSVAGLLGNPGQAAYSAANAALDAFAEARRRAGRATLSVQWGPFTGVGLAAAEQGRGDRLASRGMGGIAAEAAWAALTAALDEDRPVTAYVDLDLRRWFDANPETAALPSWRTLLELSRRDGGPAVADGDFLARLHAAAGTDRLRVAEVKVRELTGRVLRLDPATIESDAGFKSLGLDSLLSLELRNRLESVFGLRLSPTVLWAHSSARALAAALCERLAAPPTPVPEPARPAPA